A genome region from Candidatus Thermokryptus mobilis includes the following:
- a CDS encoding glycerol-3-phosphate acyltransferase, whose product MRYLTWFLIGYSLGSIPTAYIFVKVFNGIDIRKAGSGNVGALNAYEVSGSVLVGLSVLLIDIMKGYFAFKFSENLSDGDAVACLIAGASAVLGHNFSIWINFYGGRGLATSLGVFLALNPILIFIWCLLWFIAFLKFKLIHAGNILATVSTPIAILPFLKFLNSFSFTKIEDVKFLAFILVISLLIFIKHLKPLFQLMHLTKEGSYLKNKKLE is encoded by the coding sequence ATGCGATACCTCACTTGGTTTCTGATTGGTTATTCGCTTGGTTCAATCCCAACCGCTTATATTTTCGTAAAGGTTTTCAATGGTATTGATATACGCAAAGCCGGAAGTGGAAATGTCGGTGCTCTTAATGCTTATGAAGTGTCTGGTTCTGTGTTGGTTGGTCTTTCGGTTCTTTTAATTGATATAATGAAGGGATATTTCGCTTTTAAGTTTAGCGAAAATTTATCCGATGGTGATGCGGTTGCCTGTCTGATAGCGGGAGCATCTGCTGTTTTAGGACATAATTTTTCAATTTGGATAAATTTTTACGGCGGTAGAGGTCTTGCAACCTCGCTCGGCGTCTTTTTAGCACTGAACCCGATATTAATCTTCATTTGGTGTCTCTTGTGGTTTATCGCATTTTTGAAGTTTAAATTGATCCATGCTGGAAACATATTGGCGACCGTTTCAACTCCGATAGCGATTTTACCATTTTTAAAATTTCTCAACTCATTTAGTTTCACAAAAATTGAAGACGTAAAATTCCTTGCGTTCATCTTAGTGATATCTTTGCTTATCTTTATTAAACACCTTAAACCGCTCTTTCAATTGATGCATCTGACAAAGGAAGGAAGCTATTTAAAAAATAAAAAACTTGAGTGA
- a CDS encoding S1C family serine protease, with protein sequence MNSAVKKRKVSVMFLLSFFIVLLVGILTGYSLNPLVAKFLNEGLNARVENTSDKFYLEAKHDENSHYDVSQELYDIRHNAITKAVAKASSGVVGINVTAIEEYTDPFFKFFEDDPFFRYFFGDRFKYRVPVRSLGSGFIISPDGYIVTNDHVIGNAREIIVTLSTGEKYKAKVVGKDYVSDIAVLKIEAGKKLPYLVLGNSDDIIIGEWVIAMGNPFGLFELGNQPTVTVGVISAVKMNLHSVGGRIYRDMIQTDAAINSGNSGGPLLNALGEVIGINTVIYTPNQGNVGVGFAIPINRAKAIINELIKKGKIDRNFKIGMRVQTLDENLARYFKLPKVEGVIVTDVVSGSPAQKAGFKEGDLIVEVNNEPIKDDQTLIEIIQMAKVGDVLNFKVLRDGREIFIKMKLEKS encoded by the coding sequence ATGAATTCAGCGGTTAAAAAGCGAAAGGTAAGTGTGATGTTTCTTTTGTCATTTTTTATCGTTCTGCTTGTTGGAATTTTAACCGGATATTCCCTTAATCCGTTAGTGGCGAAATTTTTAAACGAAGGTTTAAATGCGAGAGTTGAAAACACAAGCGACAAATTTTACTTAGAGGCGAAGCATGACGAGAACTCGCACTATGATGTTTCGCAGGAGCTTTACGACATAAGACACAACGCCATAACAAAAGCAGTTGCGAAAGCAAGTTCCGGTGTTGTTGGGATAAATGTCACTGCAATTGAAGAATACACGGATCCATTCTTCAAATTTTTTGAAGACGACCCCTTTTTTAGATATTTCTTCGGGGATAGATTTAAATATCGCGTTCCTGTAAGAAGTTTGGGTTCTGGATTTATAATCTCCCCCGATGGTTACATTGTTACGAACGATCATGTGATTGGAAATGCAAGGGAAATAATCGTAACTCTATCAACCGGTGAAAAATATAAGGCAAAAGTCGTTGGGAAGGATTATGTCTCTGACATAGCTGTTTTAAAAATAGAGGCGGGTAAAAAACTTCCATATCTTGTTCTTGGTAACTCTGATGATATCATAATTGGTGAGTGGGTGATTGCGATGGGGAATCCATTTGGATTATTTGAGCTTGGGAATCAGCCAACGGTAACGGTTGGAGTAATAAGCGCAGTGAAAATGAACCTTCATTCGGTTGGTGGACGGATTTACAGGGATATGATCCAAACGGACGCTGCAATAAACAGCGGTAATAGTGGCGGTCCACTTTTAAACGCATTGGGTGAGGTCATTGGAATTAACACTGTCATTTACACCCCAAATCAAGGGAATGTTGGGGTTGGTTTCGCTATACCGATCAACAGGGCAAAAGCGATAATTAACGAGTTAATAAAAAAAGGTAAGATTGATAGAAACTTCAAAATAGGGATGAGAGTTCAAACGCTTGATGAGAACCTTGCGAGATATTTTAAGCTTCCCAAAGTTGAAGGCGTAATAGTTACAGATGTGGTTTCAGGAAGTCCAGCACAAAAGGCGGGATTTAAAGAAGGGGACTTAATTGTTGAAGTTAACAATGAGCCGATAAAAGATGACCAAACACTCATTGAGATAATCCAAATGGCAAAAGTTGGCGATGTTTTAAACTTTAAGGTGTTAAGGGACGGAAGAGAAATTTTCATAAAAATGAAACTTGAAAAATCATAA
- the purB gene encoding adenylosuccinate lyase — protein sequence MIPRYTREEMGRIWSDENKFNIWLQIEIFALEANSKLGLVPIDAVDEIKSKAKFDIQRILEIEKVVKHDVIAFLTNLAENVGEASRYIHYGMTSSDILDTCLAVQMKQAGELIISELEKLSEVLKGKAKEHKYTLMIGRTHGVHAEPITLGFKFALWYEETKRNIERMKRATENIAYGKISGAVGTYDNVDPFVEKYVCEKLGLKVEPISTQIIQRDRHAEYLNTLAIIASSLEKFATEIRHLQRTEVLEAEEYFSEGQKGSSAMPHKRNPVRCERIAGLARIVRANAIAGMENIPLWHERDISHSSVERVIIPDSTILVDFMLDEMIDIIDKLIVYPEKMLKNLNLTNGLIFSQKVLLALIEKGLTRETAYKIVQRNAMRCWQTGESFLEVLKKDEDIMKHLGNGELEKIFDYKSILEKIDFIFEKIGIEK from the coding sequence ATGATCCCGAGATACACAAGAGAAGAGATGGGAAGAATTTGGTCGGACGAAAACAAGTTTAACATTTGGCTTCAAATTGAGATTTTTGCCCTTGAAGCTAATTCAAAGCTTGGTCTTGTCCCAATTGATGCAGTTGATGAGATCAAGAGCAAAGCAAAATTTGACATCCAACGCATACTTGAAATTGAAAAAGTCGTTAAGCACGATGTCATTGCTTTTCTGACAAATCTCGCAGAAAATGTCGGAGAAGCGTCAAGGTATATCCATTATGGTATGACATCGTCAGATATACTTGACACATGTCTTGCGGTTCAAATGAAGCAAGCTGGTGAGTTAATAATCTCTGAGCTTGAAAAACTTTCCGAAGTTTTAAAAGGGAAAGCGAAGGAACATAAATACACATTGATGATCGGCAGAACGCATGGGGTTCACGCTGAGCCGATAACTCTTGGATTTAAATTTGCCCTTTGGTATGAGGAGACGAAAAGGAACATTGAGAGAATGAAAAGGGCTACGGAGAACATCGCATACGGAAAAATTTCTGGCGCGGTTGGAACTTATGATAATGTTGACCCATTCGTTGAAAAGTATGTATGTGAAAAGCTCGGTCTTAAAGTTGAACCTATCTCCACCCAGATAATCCAAAGGGATAGGCATGCGGAGTACTTAAACACGCTTGCTATAATTGCATCATCGCTTGAAAAGTTCGCCACAGAGATAAGACATTTACAAAGGACAGAGGTTCTTGAAGCCGAAGAATATTTTTCTGAGGGGCAAAAAGGTTCTTCAGCTATGCCACATAAAAGAAATCCTGTAAGATGTGAGAGAATAGCAGGGCTAGCTCGCATTGTGAGAGCAAACGCAATCGCTGGAATGGAAAATATACCACTTTGGCACGAAAGAGATATATCCCACTCATCTGTTGAAAGGGTCATAATCCCAGACAGCACAATCTTGGTTGATTTCATGCTTGATGAGATGATAGATATAATTGATAAACTTATCGTTTATCCGGAAAAGATGTTGAAAAATCTAAATCTGACAAACGGGTTGATCTTCTCACAAAAGGTTTTACTTGCACTTATTGAAAAAGGATTGACAAGGGAAACAGCTTATAAAATTGTCCAGAGGAATGCGATGAGATGTTGGCAAACGGGAGAAAGTTTCCTTGAGGTTTTAAAAAAAGACGAAGACATTATGAAGCATCTTGGGAACGGTGAGCTTGAAAAAATTTTTGACTATAAAAGCATCTTGGAAAAAATTGACTTCATCTTTGAAAAAATAGGAATTGAAAAATAA
- a CDS encoding type II toxin-antitoxin system RelE family toxin, with amino-acid sequence MVIYSVEFTDEDEKDLARIDKNTVQRILNKLKPERLKGEM; translated from the coding sequence ATGGTGATTTACTCAGTTGAATTTACAGATGAAGATGAAAAAGATTTGGCGAGAATTGATAAGAACACGGTCCAAAGGATTTTAAACAAATTGAAGCCAGAGCGATTGAAAGGTGAGATGTAG
- a CDS encoding aldehyde dehydrogenase family protein, with translation MAEVFKNYINGKWVDAKSGKTFENRNPANWDDIIGIFPKSGPEDVEEAVKAARKAYQSWRLVPPPKRADIIKKAADLLVQRKEEIAREMTREMGKILLETRGDVQEGIDTGYYAAGEGRRLFSYTTTSELPNKFAMAIRLPVGVAGVITPWNFPMAIPTWKIFPALVAGNTVVFKPASDTPKTATTLVQILEEAGVPEGVVNLVHGGGNEVGMAIVRHPDVDLISFTGSTAVGKVISREAADTLKRVSLEMGGKNAQIVLEDANLELALDGVLWGAFGTAGQRCTATSRLILHEVIYDQFIEMLVERVKKLKVGNGLDESTEMGPIINEAQLNKIHQYVEIGKQEGAKLLIGGYRLTGGEYDKGWFYAPTIFVDVHPKMRIAQEEIFGPVLCVIKVKSFEEAIEVLNDTVYGLSSSIYTRDVNKAFKAIRDIQAGITYINAPTIGAETHLPFGGVKQTGNGHREGGWTVFDFFTEIKTVYVDYSDKLQRAQIDTYKE, from the coding sequence ATGGCAGAGGTATTCAAAAATTACATCAATGGCAAGTGGGTTGATGCAAAATCAGGGAAAACTTTTGAAAACAGAAATCCCGCCAATTGGGACGACATAATAGGAATTTTCCCGAAGTCGGGTCCTGAAGATGTTGAAGAAGCTGTTAAAGCAGCTCGTAAAGCATATCAATCTTGGCGACTTGTCCCACCGCCGAAGCGAGCCGATATAATAAAAAAAGCAGCGGACTTACTCGTCCAGCGAAAAGAAGAGATAGCTCGTGAGATGACCCGCGAGATGGGGAAAATTTTACTTGAAACCCGCGGTGATGTTCAAGAAGGAATTGACACTGGATATTATGCTGCTGGTGAGGGCAGGCGATTGTTCAGTTACACGACAACGTCTGAACTCCCGAACAAATTTGCCATGGCGATTCGCTTACCTGTCGGTGTTGCTGGGGTGATAACCCCGTGGAATTTCCCAATGGCTATCCCGACCTGGAAGATATTCCCGGCTCTTGTTGCGGGAAATACCGTTGTTTTCAAGCCAGCTTCTGATACACCTAAAACAGCAACAACGCTTGTTCAAATCCTTGAAGAAGCTGGTGTTCCAGAAGGTGTTGTGAATCTCGTCCATGGTGGTGGTAACGAAGTCGGAATGGCAATCGTAAGACATCCCGATGTTGACCTTATAAGTTTCACAGGTTCAACAGCTGTTGGAAAGGTCATCTCAAGAGAAGCAGCTGATACACTAAAACGTGTTTCTCTTGAAATGGGTGGGAAAAATGCGCAAATTGTTTTAGAAGACGCAAATCTTGAGCTTGCGCTTGACGGAGTTCTCTGGGGTGCCTTTGGAACAGCTGGTCAAAGATGCACCGCAACAAGTAGATTGATCCTTCACGAAGTGATATATGATCAATTCATTGAAATGCTTGTTGAACGCGTTAAAAAATTAAAAGTTGGGAATGGACTTGACGAATCAACTGAAATGGGACCGATAATAAACGAAGCGCAATTAAATAAAATTCATCAATATGTTGAAATTGGTAAACAAGAAGGAGCAAAACTTCTGATCGGCGGTTACAGATTAACCGGTGGTGAATATGATAAAGGTTGGTTCTATGCCCCAACGATTTTTGTTGATGTTCATCCGAAGATGAGAATAGCGCAAGAAGAGATCTTTGGTCCCGTGCTTTGTGTGATAAAAGTTAAATCATTTGAAGAGGCAATTGAAGTTTTAAATGATACGGTTTATGGCTTGTCCTCATCAATTTACACTCGTGATGTTAATAAAGCGTTCAAGGCGATTCGCGATATACAAGCTGGGATAACATATATAAACGCACCAACGATTGGCGCCGAAACGCATCTCCCATTTGGCGGAGTTAAGCAAACAGGAAACGGACACAGGGAAGGAGGATGGACAGTATTTGATTTCTTCACCGAGATAAAGACAGTTTATGTTGATTACAGCGATAAATTGCAAAGAGCACAGATTGATACTTACAAAGAGTGA